A single genomic interval of Prunus dulcis chromosome 5, ALMONDv2, whole genome shotgun sequence harbors:
- the LOC117627791 gene encoding signal peptide peptidase-like 2, which translates to MDLQRLCGFVFVSALILLVSKPSSVTAGDIVHDDDSAPKKPGCENNFVLVKVQTWVDGVEANEFVGVGARFGTTIESKEKKAQQTRLILSNPRDCCNKPKNKLAGDVIMVDRGHCKFTTKANIAQEANASAVLIVNNQKELYKMVCEPDETALDIHIPAVMLPQDAGATLEKMLMNNSLVSVQLYSPQRPVVDIAEVFLWLMAVGTILCASYWSAWSAREASIEQDKLLKDASDEIPSAKAPLGASVVDISTTSAVLFVIIASCFLVILYKLMSGWFVELLVVLFCIGGVEGLQTCLVALLSRWFKRTGESYIKVPILGAVSYLTLAVSPFCIAFAVLWAVFRNISFAWIGQDILGIALIITVLQIVRIPNLKVGTVLLSCAFLYDIFWVFVSKKLFHESVMIVVARGDRSGEDGIPMLLKIPRMFDPWGGFSIIGFGDILLPGLLVAFSLRYDWLANKTLRAGYFLWAMMAYGLGLLITYVALNLMDGHGQPALLYIVPFTLGTFLTLGKKRGDLQILWCRGEPERPCSHIELEQSQELDETK; encoded by the exons ATGGATTTGCAGAGGCTTTGtgggtttgtgtttgtgtcAGCTCTGATTCTACTGGTCTCTAAGCCTAGCTCTGTGACAGCTGGGGATATAGTGCATGATGACGATTCAGCTCCAAAGAAGCCTGGGTGTGAGAACAATTTCGTTTTG GTAAAAGTTCAAACTTGGGTTGATGGTGTAGAGGCAAATGAGTTTGTTGGCGTGGGTGCTAGATTTGGAACTACTATTGAATcaaaggagaaaaaagcacAGCAAACTCGCCTTATTCTTTCAAATCCTCGTGATTGTTGTAACAAACCAAAGAATAAG CTTGCTGGAGATGTCATCATGGTGGACCGAGGCCACTGCAAATTCACAACTAAAGCAAATATTGCCCAAGAAGCTAATGCCTCCGCGGTACTCATTGTAAATAACCAGAAAG AACTTTACAAGATGGTTTGTGAGCCAGATGAAACTGCTTTAGATATACACATACCAGCTGTCATGCTCCCGCAGGATGCTGGTGCTACCTTGGAAAAGATGTTAATGAATAATTCATTGG TTTCTGTGCAGTTGTACTCACCGCAACGACCTGTTGTTGACATTGCGGAAGTATTTTTATGGTTGATGGCTGTCGGTACTATCTTGTGTGCATCTTATTGGTCTGCATGGAGTGCCAGAGAAGCATCTATTGAACAGGACAAGCTATTAAAG GATGCTTCTGATGAAATTCCAAGTGCCAAAGCTCCTTTAGGTGCCAGCGTAGTAGACATCAGCACAACATCAGCTGTCTTGTTTGTTATTATTGCTTCATGCTTCTTGGTTATACTCTACAAGCTTATGTCAGGCTGGTTTGTCGAGCTTTTGGTGGTTCTTTTTTGCATAGGTGGTGTAGAG GGTTTGCAAACTTGCTTGGTTGCGTTGTTATCGAG GTGGTTCAAACGTACTGGGGAATCATACATTAAAGTACCTATCTTGGGAGCAGTCTCATACCTTACTTTGGCTGTTTCTCCATTCTGCATAGCATTTGCTGTTCTTTGGGCAGTTTTTCGCAACATTTCCTTTGCCTGGATTGGTCAAGATATACTT GGAATTGCACTGATAATCACAGTTCTTCAAATTGTTCGGATACCTAATCTTAAG GTCGGTACGGTCCTCCTCAGTTGTGCCTTCTTGTATGACATCTTTTGGGTGTTTGTTTCTAAGAAGTTGTTCCATGAAAGCGTGATGATTGTG GTAGCCCGTGGTGACAGAAGTGGAGAGGATGGTATTCCAATGCTACTAAAGATCCCACGCATGTTTGACCCTTGGGGTGGTTTCAGCATCATAGGATTCGGTGACATCCTATTACCAGGCCTGCTTGTGGCATTCTCGCTCAG GTATGATTGGTTGGCAAATAAGACACTTCGGGCTGGATACTTCTTATGGGCAATGATGGCTTATGGATTGG GTCTTCTCATCACATATGTGGCATTAAACTTGATGGATGGGCATGGCCAACCGGCACTGCTTTACATTGTTCCATTCACACTTG GAACTTTTCTGACATTAGGGAAGAAGAGAGGTGACTTGCAGATTCTGTGGTGTAGAGGAGAACCAGAAAGGCCCTGCTCACATATCGAACTCGAACAGAGTCAAGAATTGGACGAAACAAAGTAA
- the LOC117629379 gene encoding aquaporin PIP1-2 isoform X1 gives MEGKEEDVKLGANKFPERQPIGTSAQTDKDYKEPPPAPLFEPGELTSWSFYRAGIAEFIATFLFLYITILTVMGVNRAPSKCASVGIQGIAWAFGGTIFALVYSTAGISGGHINPAVTFGLFLARKLSLTRAVFYIVMQTLGAIAGAGVVKGFENKQYELLGGGANVVNHGYTKGGGLGAEIVGTFVLVYTVFSATDAKRNARDSHVPILAPLPIGFAVFLVHLATIPITGTGINPARSLGAAIIFNKDRAWDDHWIFWVGPFIGAALAAIYHQIVIRAIPFKSRG, from the exons ATGGAGGGCAAGGAAGAAGATGTTAAGCTTGGAGCTAACAAGTTCCCGGAGAGGCAGCCTATTGGGACATCAGCTCAGACAGACAAGGACTACAAGGAGCCTCCCCCAGCTCCGTTGTTTGAGCCTGGTGAGCTCACTTCATGGTCTTTTTACAGAGCTGGAATTGCTGAGTTCATTGCCACCTTCTTGTTCCTCTACATCACCATCTTGACTGTGATGGGTGTGAACAGGGCTCCTAGTAAGTGTGCCTCTGTTGGCATCCAAGGAATTGCTTGGGCTTTTGGTGGCACCATCTTTGCCCTTGTCTACTCCACTGCTGGTATCTCAG GTGGACACATCAACCCAGCTGTGACCTTTGGTCTCTTCCTGGCAAGGAAACTCTCCCTTACAAGAGCTGTTTTCTACATAGTCATGCAGACCCTTGGTGCTATTGCTGGTGCTGGTGTTGTGAAGGGCTTCGAAAATAAACAATATGAGCTTTTGGGAGGTGGAGCCAATGTTGTTAACCATGGGTACACCAAGGGTGGTGGTCTTGGGGCTGAGATTGTTGGCACTTTTGTCCTTGTTTACACTGTCTTCTCTGCCACTGATGCCAAGAGGAATGCCAGAGACTCTCATGTCCCT ATTTTGGCTCCTCTTCCCATTGGGTTTGCAGTTTTCTTGGTTCACTTGGCCACCATCCCCATCACCGGAACTGGCATCAACCCTGCCAGGAGTCTTGGAGCTGCCATTATCTTCAACAAGGACCGTGCTTGGGATGACCAT TGGATCTTCTGGGTGGGGCCATTCATTGGTGCTGCTCTTGCTGCTATCTACCACCAGATAGTCATCAGGGCCATTCCTTTCAAGTCCAGGGGCTAA
- the LOC117626890 gene encoding uncharacterized protein LOC117626890: MSPSSKMGDGLKQQRWEFRRRDSDMDSSSDESKSSSEAAHKKHNLVCSLIPLENDEAIGNCRVQQTGMFNPMDDQIMFQKGKRVHLRRRKKDNWINNDMERDSRKEVSRKKSRTSVYDPAALDELKVFMESLLEDLKVTRENLFSWMRKEMQELVADDDAAPRLERRKGSSGRKNVRVRNGDNFVENTISKEHIQVLNKRKLEENIIIQHQNNFDENVLVQCESNSEQNACPDHHNKFKETFQVQHQGNFEKVNVQVNYRNNSDLGMEAQKCDMGSIERSVKSNTAAGYDNCYPLKPNFQSADKNVWMQHEKNYLLGTRAQPYSGRSLESPLIGRKMAQSNYFYPVIEHRVDRVQEIGAETSSEKDRGERLGLPIESTFSSNLSSQVASSMYLSLPTVLTEPCGENHMLSTSSSNYIRTPFDRNKLDVNYGKENPMLKVNGHHGKSSGMQQEERNGSFAQLGSRNMSCFDKQCIPSSSIGTGFPVPLHQGTDIGVSIPSQVSLQYLPQEETNIMGLRMDEGASTFSGGSYAAISEGYLANTFYRNSISKAHDRLKAFQNQDLEEGLLFPK; this comes from the coding sequence ATGTCACCCAGCTCCAAAATGGGTGATGGGTTGAAGCAGCAGAGGTGGGAGTTTAGGAGGAGGGACAGTGACATGGATTCTTCAAGTGATGAGTCTAAATCAAGTAGTGAGGCGGCTCACAAGAAGCATAACCTGGTTTGCAGTTTGATTCCACTTGAAAATGATGAAGCAATTGGTAACTGCAGAGTCCAGCAGACTGGCATGTTCAATCCTATGGATGATCAGATCATGTTTCAGAAAGGCAAAAGGGTGCATCTTAGGAGGAGGAAAAAGGATAATTGGATTAATAATGACATGGAGAGGGATTCTCGTAAAGAAGTTAGTAGAAAAAAGAGTAGAACTAGTGTTTACGATCCTGCTGCTTTGGATGAACTTAAAGTCTTCATGGAGTCCTTATTGGAGGATCTTAAAGTGACAAGagaaaatttgttttcatGGATGAGGAAGGAAATGCAAGAATTGGTGGCTGATGATGATGCTGCTCCACGTCTTGAGCGAAGAAAAGGAAGTTCTGGACGGAAAAATGTCCGAGTACGGAATGGTGACAACTTTGTGGAAAACACCATCTCTAAGGAGCACATACAGGTtcttaataaaagaaaacttgagGAAAACATTATAATTCAGCATCAAAACAACTTTGACGAAAATGTCCTGGTGCAATGTGAAAGCAACTCTGAGCAGAATGCATGTCCGGATCATCATAACAAATTTAAGGAGACCTTCCAAGTGCAGCATCAGGGcaactttgaaaaagtaaatGTTCAAGTGAACTATCGAAATAACTCAGACCTTGGCATGGAAGCTCAAAAATGTGATATGGGATCAATAGAGAGGAGTGTTAAAAGCAATACAGCAGCGGGTTATGATAATTGCTATCCTCTTAAGCCAAATTTTCAATCTGCAGACAAGAATGTGTGGATGCAGCATGAAAAGAACTATCTATTAGGCACAAGAGCTCAACCTTACAGTGGTAGATCTTTAGAGAGCCCTTTAATAGGCAGAAAGATGGCTCAATCTAATTATTTCTATCCAGTAATTGAACATCGAGTTGATCGTGTTCAAGAAATTGGAGCCGAAACATCATCTGAAAAGGATAGAGGTGAGAGGTTGGGATTACCTATTGAGTCCACTTTTTCTTCCAATCTTTCCAGTCAGGTAGCTTCTTCAATGTATTTGTCATTACCCACTGTGTTAACTGAGCCCTGTGGTGAGAACCATATGCTTAGTACTTCTTCAAGCAATTATATTCGAACACCATTTGATAGAAACAAACTAGATGTGAACTATGGGAAGGAAAATCCAATGCTCAAAGTAAATGGTCATCATGGAAAATCATCAGGCATGcagcaagaagaaagaaatggaAGCTTTGCTCAACTAGGGTCCCGAAATATGAGTTGTTTCGATAAACAATGCATCCCAAGTTCAAGCATTGGAACAGGATTCCCAGTTCCACTTCATCAGGGTACGGACATTGGTGTTAGCATTCCAAGCCAAGTAAGTTTGCAATACCTACCCCAGGAAGAAACAAACATAATGGGTTTAAGGATGGACGAAGGAGCCTCAACATTCTCTGGTGGAAGCTATGCTGCTATATCAGAAGGCTATCTTGCAAACACTTTTTACAGAAATTCCATTAGTAAAGCTCATGACAGACTCAAGGCATTTCAAAATCAAGACCTTGAAGAGGGCCTTTTATTCCCAAAATAG
- the LOC117629379 gene encoding aquaporin PIP1-2 isoform X2 has product MEGKEEDVKLGANKFPERQPIGTSAQTDKDYKEPPPAPLFEPGELTSWSFYRAGIAEFIATFLFLYITILTVMGVNRAPSKCASVGIQGIAWAFGGTIFALVYSTAGISGGHINPAVTFGLFLARKLSLTRAVFYIVMQTLGAIAGAGVVKGFENKQYELLGGGANVVNHGYTKGGGLGAEIVGTFVLVYTVFSATDAKRNARDSHVPILAPLPIGFAVFLVHLATIPITGTGINPARSLGAAIIFNKDRAWDDHVMDLLGGAIHWCCSCCYLPPDSHQGHSFQVQGLIFFPLSGHPSLHPVSSSSPFSCCCS; this is encoded by the exons ATGGAGGGCAAGGAAGAAGATGTTAAGCTTGGAGCTAACAAGTTCCCGGAGAGGCAGCCTATTGGGACATCAGCTCAGACAGACAAGGACTACAAGGAGCCTCCCCCAGCTCCGTTGTTTGAGCCTGGTGAGCTCACTTCATGGTCTTTTTACAGAGCTGGAATTGCTGAGTTCATTGCCACCTTCTTGTTCCTCTACATCACCATCTTGACTGTGATGGGTGTGAACAGGGCTCCTAGTAAGTGTGCCTCTGTTGGCATCCAAGGAATTGCTTGGGCTTTTGGTGGCACCATCTTTGCCCTTGTCTACTCCACTGCTGGTATCTCAG GTGGACACATCAACCCAGCTGTGACCTTTGGTCTCTTCCTGGCAAGGAAACTCTCCCTTACAAGAGCTGTTTTCTACATAGTCATGCAGACCCTTGGTGCTATTGCTGGTGCTGGTGTTGTGAAGGGCTTCGAAAATAAACAATATGAGCTTTTGGGAGGTGGAGCCAATGTTGTTAACCATGGGTACACCAAGGGTGGTGGTCTTGGGGCTGAGATTGTTGGCACTTTTGTCCTTGTTTACACTGTCTTCTCTGCCACTGATGCCAAGAGGAATGCCAGAGACTCTCATGTCCCT ATTTTGGCTCCTCTTCCCATTGGGTTTGCAGTTTTCTTGGTTCACTTGGCCACCATCCCCATCACCGGAACTGGCATCAACCCTGCCAGGAGTCTTGGAGCTGCCATTATCTTCAACAAGGACCGTGCTTGGGATGACCATGTAA TGGATCTTCTGGGTGGGGCCATTCATTGGTGCTGCTCTTGCTGCTATCTACCACCAGATAGTCATCAGGGCCATTCCTTTCAAGTCCAGGGGCTAATTTTCTTCCCACTCAGTGGTCACCCATCTCTGCACCCCGTGTCTTCTTCgtcacctttttcttgttGCTGTTCTTGA